The following are encoded together in the Glycine soja cultivar W05 chromosome 5, ASM419377v2, whole genome shotgun sequence genome:
- the LOC114412460 gene encoding subtilisin-like protease SBT1.7 codes for MSSFRKPFVAILWVVLFLGLHEAAEPEKSTYIVHVAKSEMPESFEHHALWYESSLKTVSDSAEIMYTYDNAIHGYATRLTAEEARLLETQAGILAVLPETRYELHTTRTPMFLGLDKSADMFPESSSGSDVIIGVLDTGVWPESKSFDDTGLGPVPSTWKGACETGTNFTASNCNRKLIGARFFSKGVEAILGPINETEESRSARDDDGHGTHTASTAAGSVVSDASLFGYASGTARGMATRARVAAYKVCWKGGCFSSDILAAIERAILDNVNVLSLSLGGGMSDYYRDSVAIGAFSAMENGILVSCSAGNAGPSPYSLSNVAPWITTVGAGTLDRDFPAYVALGNGLNFSGVSLYRGNAVPDSPLPFVYAGNVSNGAMNGNLCITGTLSPEKVAGKIVLCDRGLTARVQKGSVVKSAGALGMVLSNTAANGEELVADAHLLPATAVGQKAGDAIKKYLFSDAKPTVKILFEGTKLGIQPSPVVAAFSSRGPNSITPQILKPDLIAPGVNILAGWSKAVGPTGLPVDNRRVDFNIISGTSMSCPHVSGLAALIKSAHPDWSPAAVRSALMTTAYTVYKTGEKLQDSATGKPSTPFDHGSGHVDPVAALNPGLVYDLTVDDYLGFLCALNYSASEINTLAKRKFQCDAGKQYSVTDLNYPSFAVLFESGGVVKHTRTLTNVGPAGTYKASVTSDMASVKISVEPQVLSFKENEKKSFTVTFSSSGSPQQRVNAFGRVEWSDGKHVVGTPISINWG; via the coding sequence ATGAGTTCGTTTCGTAAACCCTTCGTGGCCATTCTCTGGGTTGTTCTGTTTCTGGGTCTCCATGAGGCAGCGGAACCAGAGAAGAGCACATACATTGTACACGTGGCGAAATCGGAGATGCCGGAGAGCTTCGAGCACCACGCGCTGTGGTACGAGTCGTCGCTCAAGACCGTGTCTGACTCGGCGGAGATTATGTACACCTACGACAACGCGATCCACGGCTACGCGACGAGGCTAACCGCTGAGGAAGCGCGTTTGCTCGAGACCCAAGCGGGGATTCTGGCTGTCCTCCCGGAGACGAGGTACGAGCTTCACACTACGAGGACGCCCATGTTCCTCGGACTCGACAAGAGCGCCGACATGTTCCCCGAGTCGAGTTCCGGGAGTGACGTCATCATCGGAGTCCTCGACACCGGCGTCTGGCCGGAGAGCAAGAGCTTCGACGACACGGGACTTGGGCCTGTTCCGAGCACCTGGAAAGGCGCGTGCGAGACGGGAACGAATTTCACCGCGTCGAATTGTAACAGAAAGCTGATCGGAGCGAGGTTTTTCTCGAAGGGTGTTGAAGCCATTCTTGGTCCTATTAATGAAACCGAGGAGTCGAGATCAGCGCGCGACGACGACGGCCACGGCACCCACACGGCCAGCACAGCCGCGGGGTCGGTGGTATCCGACGCGAGCCTCTTCGGCTACGCGTCCGGGACAGCACGTGGGATGGCCACGCGCGCTAGAGTTGCTGCATACAAGGTGTGCTGGAAGGGAGGATGCTTCAGCTCCGACATTCTTGCCGCTATCGAGAGGGCAATATTGGACAACGTAAACGTTCTGTCTCTGTCGCTCGGTGGTGGCATGTCGGATTATTACAGAGACAGTGTCGCTATTGGAGCTTTTTCCGCTATGGAGAATGGGATTTTAGTTTCATGCTCCGCTGGGAACGCGGGCCCCAGTCCCTACAGTCTCTCCAATGTGGCTCCATGGATAACTACCGTGGGCGCTGGTACACTGGATCGTGACTTCCCCGCTTACGTTGCGCTCGGGAATGGCCTTAACTTCTCCGGCGTTTCGCTCTATCGCGGTAACGCTGTGCCGGATTCTCCTCTGCCTTTTGTTTATGCGGGTAATGTGAGTAACGGCGCTATGAATGGGAACTTGTGTATCACGGGAACGTTGTCTCCTGAGAAAGTTGCTGGGAAGATTGTTTTGTGTGACCGTGGGTTAACTGCTAGGGTTCAGAAAGGCTCCGTGGTGAAATCCGCCGGAGCGTTGGGCATGGTGCTCAGCAACACCGCTGCCAACGGCGAGGAGCTGGTGGCGGATGCTCATTTGTTACCTGCCACCGCGGTTGGGCAGAAAGCCGGTGACGCTATTAAGAAGTATTTGTTTTCTGATGCGAAACCGACGGTGAAGATTTTGTTTGAAGGCACAAAGTTGGGGATTCAGCCATCTCCTGTGGTGGCAGCGTTTAGCTCTAGAGGACCCAACTCGATCACCCCGCAGATCCTTAAGCCAGATCTTATCGCGCCAGGTGTCAACATCCTAGCCGGGTGGTCCAAGGCGGTGGGACCCACCGGGTTACCCGTTGATAACAGGCGCGTGGATTTCAACATCATTTCTGGCACGTCCATGTCGTGCCCTCACGTGAGCGGCTTAGCCGCGCTGATCAAGTCGGCTCACCCTGATTGGAGCCCAGCCGCGGTCCGATCGGCTCTTATGACAACGGCTTACACAGTTTACAAAACCGGTGAGAAGCTGCAAGACAGCGCAACGGGAAAGCCCTCCACGCCGTTCGATCACGGTTCCGGACACGTGGACCCCGTCGCTGCCCTCAATCCAGGACTCGTCTACGATCTAACGGTGGATGATTATTTAGGTTTTCTCTGCGCGTTAAACTACTCAGCTTCCGAGATCAACACATTGGCCAAGAGAAAATTCCAGTGCGACGCGGGCAAGCAGTACAGTGTGACCGACCTCAACTACCCTTCGTTTGCGGTGTTGTTTGAATCTGGGGGCGTGGTTAAGCACACGCGGACTCTCACGAACGTGGGGCCCGCGGGAACTTACAAAGCTTCAGTAACGTCAGATATGGCTTCCGTGAAAATCTCGGTTGAACCGCAAGTGCTGAGTttcaaggaaaatgaaaaaaaatcattcacgGTCACATTTTCATCCTCGGGTTCGCCACAGCAAAGAGTGAACGCTTTTGGAAGGGTAGAATGGTCCGATGGGAAGCACGTGGTTGGAACCCCAATTTCGATTAATTGGGGTTGA